The Prochlorococcus marinus CUG1416 genome has a segment encoding these proteins:
- a CDS encoding class I SAM-dependent methyltransferase: MTPYLLEFLIDPATGEKLTLENPIYDSFGNIESGILNSISGNNYQIIRGVPRFLENLSVKTAAAFGDEWNFFNFEQFKENWLKHVVKNTFGSVNIFKDNIIIDAGCGSGAQAKWFLEYGASHVFLMDLSHSVDDVVKRNLSGVDPTRFDIIQCSIDAPPFMPMSFKGLVYCHNVIQHTPSVEKTANSLYNLLAPGGEFVFNCYSTNDHNLVTWIRFNFIYKPLRFTLRRLPFKLRLLYSRIVASLKILPLIGFLLEKSGFVIQGDVPIIKGESPIKRFKRAFRLSVLNTFDAFGGHTYQWHKSDEEIKSIIYSFEPKPTKILNTAKYFQKPRRPIGCALRIFR; encoded by the coding sequence TTGACGCCATATCTACTTGAATTTTTAATTGATCCTGCAACTGGAGAAAAACTTACTTTAGAGAATCCTATATATGATTCTTTTGGGAACATAGAATCTGGGATCCTAAACTCAATATCTGGTAATAACTATCAAATAATTAGAGGAGTGCCTCGTTTTTTAGAAAACCTTTCTGTAAAAACAGCCGCAGCATTTGGTGATGAGTGGAATTTTTTTAATTTCGAACAGTTTAAAGAAAATTGGTTAAAGCACGTCGTAAAAAATACTTTTGGTAGCGTTAATATCTTCAAAGATAATATTATTATTGATGCTGGATGTGGAAGCGGTGCTCAAGCAAAATGGTTTTTAGAATACGGAGCATCTCATGTATTTCTTATGGATTTATCTCATTCAGTCGATGATGTAGTTAAAAGAAACCTTTCTGGAGTTGATCCTACAAGATTTGATATTATTCAGTGCAGTATAGATGCACCCCCCTTTATGCCAATGAGTTTTAAAGGGTTAGTTTATTGTCATAATGTAATTCAACATACTCCTTCTGTAGAAAAAACAGCTAATTCTCTATATAACTTGTTAGCACCAGGAGGAGAATTTGTTTTTAATTGTTATTCCACTAATGACCATAATTTAGTAACCTGGATAAGGTTTAACTTTATATATAAACCTTTAAGATTTACTTTAAGGAGATTACCTTTCAAATTAAGATTATTATATTCTAGGATAGTTGCATCCTTAAAAATATTACCCTTGATTGGTTTTTTATTAGAGAAAAGTGGATTTGTAATACAGGGAGATGTGCCAATAATTAAAGGTGAAAGTCCTATTAAGCGATTTAAGAGAGCATTTAGACTTTCTGTTTTAAATACTTTTGATGCATTTGGAGGTCATACTTACCAATGGCATAAATCAGATGAAGAAATTAAATCTATAATATATTCCTTTGAACCTAAACCCACAAAAATATTAAATACAGCAAAATATTTTCAGAAGCCAAGGCGCCCTATTGGTTGTGCACTGAGAATATTTAGATAA
- a CDS encoding carbamoyltransferase family protein, giving the protein MSNEFLLGLSCFYHDSAAALICNGEIISAVQEERFSRKKHDSRFPYNAIKYCLKSNNINLKDIKNIVYYEKPLLTFERLLETYLAASPRGGRSFVAAMQVWLKEKLFLKSELKKKFKDIQKEIINNEDPYIPEILFAEHHQSHAAAAFYPSPFEESVILCMDGVGEWATTSTWIGKGNKIKPLWEISFPHSLGLLYSAFTYYCGFKVNSGEYKLMGLAPYGEPIFTKEIKEKLIDIKDDGTFKLDMSYFKYHRGFRMTSQKFNKLFGSPPRDAAEELTQFHMNLASSIQAVTEEIVLKIACSLKKETGIENICLAGGVALNCVANGKLLEKKIFNDIWIQPASGDAGSALGAALVGWYEHFDKPRKVNPSDSMKGTYLGCNFSNEEIIHYLKKINAPFETYQDNELFKKIALELEGGKVIGWFNGPMEFGPRALGGRSIIGDPRNQEMQSVMNLKIKYRESFRPFAPSVLEEDVASQFEMKNKSPYMLLVAPVKKELCIDMNAEQKKLFGIDKLNIKRSTLPAITHVDYSARVQTVNKETNSRYYNLINAFKKLTNCPLIVNTSFNVRGEPIVCTPQDAYRCFMRTEMDILVLQNQILYKSEQPKVEKDETWKQKFELD; this is encoded by the coding sequence TTGAGTAACGAATTTTTACTAGGATTATCTTGTTTTTATCACGATAGTGCAGCAGCATTGATTTGTAATGGTGAAATCATATCTGCAGTACAAGAAGAGAGATTTTCAAGAAAAAAGCATGACTCAAGATTCCCATATAATGCTATTAAGTATTGTTTAAAATCAAATAATATAAACCTGAAAGATATAAAAAATATTGTTTATTATGAAAAACCACTTCTTACATTTGAAAGACTTTTAGAAACCTACCTTGCCGCATCTCCAAGAGGTGGAAGATCTTTTGTAGCAGCAATGCAAGTATGGTTAAAAGAAAAACTTTTTTTAAAATCAGAACTAAAGAAAAAATTTAAAGATATTCAGAAAGAAATTATTAATAATGAAGATCCATATATTCCTGAGATTCTTTTTGCTGAGCATCATCAATCACATGCAGCAGCAGCATTCTATCCAAGTCCTTTTGAAGAATCAGTCATTCTTTGTATGGACGGAGTGGGTGAATGGGCAACAACCTCTACATGGATAGGTAAAGGCAATAAAATTAAACCACTATGGGAAATAAGTTTCCCTCATTCATTGGGACTTTTATACTCAGCATTCACTTATTATTGCGGCTTTAAAGTAAATTCTGGTGAATATAAATTAATGGGTTTAGCTCCTTATGGGGAACCAATTTTCACAAAAGAAATTAAAGAAAAACTAATTGATATTAAAGACGATGGCACTTTTAAATTAGATATGAGTTATTTTAAATACCATCGAGGTTTTCGTATGACTAGTCAAAAGTTCAATAAACTTTTTGGCTCTCCTCCTAGAGACGCAGCAGAAGAATTAACTCAATTTCATATGAATCTAGCATCATCTATTCAGGCAGTGACAGAAGAGATCGTCCTGAAAATTGCTTGCTCTCTCAAAAAGGAAACAGGTATTGAAAATATTTGCCTTGCAGGGGGTGTTGCTCTAAATTGCGTTGCTAATGGTAAGCTGCTTGAGAAAAAAATATTTAATGATATATGGATTCAACCCGCTAGTGGAGACGCTGGTTCTGCTTTAGGAGCTGCACTAGTTGGCTGGTATGAGCATTTTGATAAGCCAAGAAAAGTTAATCCAAGCGATTCTATGAAAGGTACTTATCTTGGTTGTAATTTTTCTAATGAAGAGATTATTCATTACCTAAAAAAAATTAATGCTCCTTTTGAAACGTATCAAGATAACGAACTTTTTAAAAAGATAGCCTTAGAACTTGAAGGAGGTAAAGTAATTGGATGGTTCAATGGGCCTATGGAATTTGGTCCACGAGCTCTTGGAGGGAGATCTATTATTGGTGATCCAAGGAACCAAGAAATGCAAAGTGTAATGAACCTAAAAATAAAATATCGAGAGAGCTTTAGACCATTTGCACCTTCAGTACTTGAAGAAGATGTTGCTAGTCAATTTGAAATGAAAAATAAAAGTCCTTATATGTTGTTGGTTGCCCCTGTAAAAAAAGAACTTTGTATTGATATGAATGCCGAGCAAAAAAAACTATTTGGCATAGATAAACTAAATATAAAAAGATCTACCTTACCTGCAATTACTCATGTTGATTATTCTGCAAGAGTTCAAACAGTTAATAAAGAAACCAATTCTCGCTATTACAATCTAATAAATGCTTTCAAGAAACTAACTAATTGCCCATTAATAGTTAATACATCATTTAATGTAAGAGGCGAACCCATAGTTTGTACTCCTCAAGATGCATACCGCTGCTTTATGAGAACAGAGATGGATATATTAGTACTACAGAATCAAATCCTTTATAAATCTGAACAGCCCAAAGTAGAAAAAGATGAAACTTGGAAGCAGAAATTTGAATTAGATTAA
- a CDS encoding SxtJ family membrane protein, giving the protein MKKNFSKKILREFGFLVGFIFPILIGWLLPVIGGHSFRVWTLWFSFPLLIAAIIKPILLYYPYKAWMKIGNILGWFNSNIILGLVFIIVLIPISMVMKMIGYDPLKLHKSSQKSYREIKVNYKVYLKKIF; this is encoded by the coding sequence ATGAAGAAAAATTTTTCAAAGAAAATATTAAGGGAATTTGGGTTCCTTGTTGGTTTTATATTTCCAATCCTAATCGGATGGTTATTACCTGTAATAGGTGGTCATTCTTTTAGAGTATGGACCTTATGGTTTAGTTTCCCCTTATTAATTGCCGCAATTATAAAACCAATTCTGCTTTACTATCCTTATAAGGCATGGATGAAAATTGGAAATATTCTGGGATGGTTCAATAGTAATATAATTCTAGGATTAGTCTTTATTATTGTTCTCATACCTATCTCAATGGTTATGAAAATGATTGGTTATGATCCTCTTAAACTTCACAAAAGTAGTCAAAAATCATATAGAGAGATTAAAGTAAACTATAAGGTATATTTAAAAAAAATATTTTAG
- a CDS encoding DUF5989 family protein, translating to MEALLELIKDIWDFLKTRKKYWLAPLIITIVLMGSVLIFSQGSVVAPFIYSIF from the coding sequence ATGGAAGCTCTCTTAGAATTAATAAAAGACATATGGGATTTTCTAAAAACAAGAAAGAAATATTGGCTTGCCCCTTTAATTATAACTATTGTGCTTATGGGCTCAGTTTTAATATTTTCACAAGGATCTGTTGTTGCACCCTTTATCTATTCCATTTTCTAA
- a CDS encoding dTDP-4-dehydrorhamnose 3,5-epimerase family protein: MYLEKTSLNEVYILNKQIRQDDRGQFCRLYGIDELKKLGFDLKVSHVNSSLSLKAVTLRGIHFQYPVFFRV, encoded by the coding sequence ATATATTTAGAGAAAACAAGTTTAAATGAGGTTTATATATTAAATAAACAAATTAGACAAGATGATCGAGGTCAATTTTGTAGATTATATGGGATTGATGAATTAAAAAAATTAGGATTTGACTTAAAAGTATCCCATGTAAACAGTTCTTTATCACTGAAAGCTGTTACTCTCAGGGGAATACATTTTCAATATCCTGTTTTTTTCAGAGTGTAA
- a CDS encoding dTDP-4-dehydrorhamnose 3,5-epimerase family protein, whose amino-acid sequence MISCITGSIWDLAINLRPNSNQRFEWFGVKLTPSNGKSLIVPEGFGHACLSLEDNTNIIYVSSEIYSAEY is encoded by the coding sequence ATAATTTCATGTATCACAGGAAGCATTTGGGATTTAGCTATAAATCTTAGACCTAATTCCAATCAAAGATTTGAATGGTTTGGGGTAAAATTAACTCCTTCAAACGGAAAAAGTTTAATTGTACCGGAAGGATTTGGACATGCTTGCCTATCTTTAGAAGACAACACCAATATAATTTATGTATCATCTGAAATTTATTCTGCAGAATACTAA